Part of the Candidatus Brocadiaceae bacterium genome, TCAGGTTCCCATAGGTCCCCCCGTATCCGGACAGCCGCAGCCAACTGACCGCCTGAAGCTCCCACCGAGCCACCCAGAAGAAGAACCACACGCTGAGCGACACGTCGGCCGGCACCAGGAACGCGAACCCCACCGCCTGGGGCCAGAACTCGAAGTTGTCGAAGCTCATGGCCGCCAGCGGGGTCAGGGAGAAGACGTCCTTCATCGGGACCGCGAGGGGCATCGCCCGATCGGCCCCGAAGAACAGCGGCAGGGCGCGCAGGAAGCGAAGCCCCAGAGTCAGGACCAGGCCGAGGAGGAAGCCCTTCTGACGGAACAGGTTCGGCAGCCATCCGCCCGTCGCGCTCCCCTCCGTGAACTCGAGGGGAACGCGTGCGAGGGGAAACATCAGGCGCTCCGACTCCGTCCACTGGCGCCGCAGCACGCCCATGGCGAAGAACACCGCCAGCGCCATCAGCAGGAAGAAGGACGACCAGGCCGCCAGCGGCCTCGCCCAGAACTGCCAGGGCACCCGGCCGCCGCTGCCCTCGTAGTACTGGCGGGCGGCGACCGACCGCGGATCGTTGCTGATCACCAGAGGGGCCGGCGCGTGCGTCAGAGCGCCCTCATCCTCCCAGGCGATGTCCGCCCGGCGCGCCATGTACGGACCGCAGGCCACCATGGAGTAGACGAACCGGCCGTGCGCGTCCGGAAAGGTCAGGCCGACGGTCACCATGCACCAGATCAGCATGAGTTCGGCTTGGCTGAGCATCCAGCGGCGCCGGAGCAGGCGGATGAGGCCGTTCACCGCCAGAGTGAAGACGACGAGCACCAGGACGGCGCCCGTGGCGAAGGCCGAGCCCGTGAACCCTCCCCAGCCGCGCCCGTGGGCGGACATGGACTCCACGTAGGACAGCAGCCCCGCCATGCTGAGACCGAGCAGAAACGCACGTAGCGTCAACCCTCACCCTCCCTCCGGCAGGGGATCCCGCGGTGCAACGCCAGGCGGCGCCGAGGCGTCGGCGAGTATATGCGCCGCCCGCACGCGGTGTCAAACCCGTCCGCCACGGACCGGACGGCCGCGGCGTCCCTGCACAACCGCTCAGGGCGTCGGGCGGCCGAACTCGCGGCGGAACCGGCTCGGCGGAACGCCGCAGAGCTTCCGGAACGTCTTCGAGAAGTGAAAGGCGTCGTAGAAGCCCGTCCGTCGGGCCACGGCGTCCATCTTGAGGCCCCGCAGGAGCAGGCCCCGCGCCACCTCGATGCGCAGTTCCGTCAGGGCGGCCATGGGCGGCCGGCCGGCCTCCCGCGCGTAGCGGTGCGAGAGCGCCGATACGCTCATGGACAGGTGGCTCGCGACGTCGGCCAGCCGGATCGGCCGGCTCAGGTGCGCGCGGAAGTAGTCCTGCACGTCGCGGACCAGAGGCGTCGGTGTGCCGGCCGGCGGGTCGGCCGGCGGCAGCAGATCGGGTTCGCCGTCGCGGCGCACGACGCCCCGCAGCAGGTCGAAGACGGCCGCCAGGGCCGCCTGCGCCCGCCAGAAGCCCGCCTCGCCCAGGTCCTGCCCCGCCCGCGCAATCTCATACATGGGTGCGTCGAGGCGCCCGGTGGGGTCGTGCACGCAGGCGGCCGCCTCCCTCCCGCCGATCAGGGCGCGCAACCCGGCCGCCTGGCCGCCCTCGAAGATCACCCAGGCTTCCTCCGTCGCGTGCGCGGCGCCCGATGGGGCCTCCCAGTACGGCGTCCGGGGAGGGTACAGGTACACCGTCCCCCGCAGGCGGCGCCGCCATGGGGCACCATCCGCCCCGACGCGGACGAGGCCGCAGTCGGAGCGCGCGCAGTCGAGGACCCAGAAGTCATGCACGATGCGGCCGGAGGCGGGGCGCGGCGGCTGCCGGCAGTAGGCGGCCGAGACCACGCGCGGCACGACCCCGGCGGGGGGGTCCGCCCACGAGTAGCCGGTCCATTGCTCGCCGATGACGTTCAGCGCCCATCCCTCCCGGTCGGTGTGCATGATTATACATGACAAAGGCGGCTCCGTCCATTCTCAGGCCGCCAGGGGGATGCTATAAAGAGAGTGATGGAAGGAGAGAGCGGGGGGACGCCTGCCGCCGGTCCGCAGTGCCCCTGAGTCCCCCCGCATCCTCCGTCGCGCCCGAACCCTTCTACGAACACCCGGCATGGGAGACGCATGATGCACAAGCTGGCGATTGAAGGCGGACCGAAGGCATTTGAGCGGATGCAGGGCCGAGCGGAACCGAAGATCGGCGTGGACGAGTTCATGGCCGTGGCGGCGCGCTTCGGCTTCGACTCGGGCACGCTCGACCGGATCCGGGCGGCCATCTCCAATGAGGCCCTTCGCGAGGGCGGCGCCAGCCTGATGCGCAGCTACTGCCCGCACACCGACCTGCTGGCCGGCCCCCGCTTCGAGGAACTGGCCCGCGAGACGTTCGGCGTGCCGTATGCACGCGGCGTCAGCTCCGGCACGGGCGCGTTGCACGCGGCGTTCGTCGCCGTGGGGGTGGGGCCGGGCACGGAGGTCGTGGTGCCCGCCGTGGGCTTCATGGCCACGGCGGCGGCCGTCCTGATGGCCGGCGGCGTGCCCGTGTTCAGCGACGTCGACGAGTCGCTGCAGATGGACCCGGCGAAGATCGAGAAGGCCATCACGCCCCGCACGGTGGCCCTGGCGCCGACCCATCACTGGGGCGGGGTGGCCGACATGGACGGCGTGATGGCCGTCGCGCGTGCGCACGGCCTGAAGGTGGTCGAGGACTGCGCGCAGTCCCCGGGCGCGCGCTTCCGTGGCCGCCTGGTGGGCACGATCGGCGACGTCGGCTGCTTCAGCATCTCGGGCTACAAGATCATCGGCGGCGGCGAGGGCGGCCTGATCATCACCTCCGACGAGCGCCTCTACGAGCGCGCCTGCCAGCTCTCGGAGTGCGGCGGCCTCTGGCGCGAGAGCCGCTTCGCGCCCCCGCGCTACGAGGGCGAGCTGTTCTTCGGCACCAACTACCGCATGTCCGAACTCGAGGCGGCCGTCGACGTGGTCCAGCTCGGCAAGCTCGCCGACGTCGTCCGGCGCTACCACGACGTCAAGTACCGCGTGCTGCCGCTCCTGAAGACCTTCCGCGAGATCGTCCCGCAGAAGGTGAACGATCCCGCAGGCGAGGTCGGCTACGTCCTGCGTTTCTACCCGGAAACGGATGAACTGGGCGCGAAGATCATCGCCGCCCTGCGCGCAGAGGGCGTCGGGTGCAGCTTCCGGGGTGCCGCCGCCGGGCCGGACTGGCACCAGTATGCCGACATGTTCCCCATCACGACGAAGACGCCGCCTTCGGCCGACGCCTCGCCGTTTACGGACCCGCGCTACCTCGAGCGGGGCGGGCAGGTGGAGTACAGGCGTGGCGACTGCCCCGTGGCCGATGACCTCCACAACCGCAACGTCATCGTGCCGCTGGACCAGTGGTA contains:
- a CDS encoding helix-turn-helix transcriptional regulator, with amino-acid sequence MHTDREGWALNVIGEQWTGYSWADPPAGVVPRVVSAAYCRQPPRPASGRIVHDFWVLDCARSDCGLVRVGADGAPWRRRLRGTVYLYPPRTPYWEAPSGAAHATEEAWVIFEGGQAAGLRALIGGREAAACVHDPTGRLDAPMYEIARAGQDLGEAGFWRAQAALAAVFDLLRGVVRRDGEPDLLPPADPPAGTPTPLVRDVQDYFRAHLSRPIRLADVASHLSMSVSALSHRYAREAGRPPMAALTELRIEVARGLLLRGLKMDAVARRTGFYDAFHFSKTFRKLCGVPPSRFRREFGRPTP
- a CDS encoding aminotransferase class V-fold PLP-dependent enzyme — its product is MHKLAIEGGPKAFERMQGRAEPKIGVDEFMAVAARFGFDSGTLDRIRAAISNEALREGGASLMRSYCPHTDLLAGPRFEELARETFGVPYARGVSSGTGALHAAFVAVGVGPGTEVVVPAVGFMATAAAVLMAGGVPVFSDVDESLQMDPAKIEKAITPRTVALAPTHHWGGVADMDGVMAVARAHGLKVVEDCAQSPGARFRGRLVGTIGDVGCFSISGYKIIGGGEGGLIITSDERLYERACQLSECGGLWRESRFAPPRYEGELFFGTNYRMSELEAAVDVVQLGKLADVVRRYHDVKYRVLPLLKTFREIVPQKVNDPAGEVGYVLRFYPETDELGAKIIAALRAEGVGCSFRGAAAGPDWHQYADMFPITTKTPPSADASPFTDPRYLERGGQVEYRRGDCPVADDLHNRNVIVPLDQWYSPEDCRNVAEAINKVLSAYCTPDPDAAPWPTE